From Fusarium oxysporum f. sp. lycopersici 4287 chromosome 10, whole genome shotgun sequence, the proteins below share one genomic window:
- a CDS encoding hypothetical protein (At least one base has a quality score < 10) produces the protein MTWELTRGGSSAPSIRSTSTDRIPLLHTIVFLIEMAFIARLTARFNSYYDERPLMTMMVTNAILGGVADTVAQSITAIRERAIRQPGGLKKNDGIAIEIHELDRKNPFYERDLIPDSVGLPPPFDFERLTRFMAYGFCMAPVQFKWFRFLERVFPVTKTSAFVPAMKRVAFDQLIFAPFGLAVFYTTMTIAEGGGRRAVSNKLRDMYIPTLKANYVVWPAVQIVNFRLMPVQFQLPFVSTIGIAWTAYLSLTNSASD, from the exons ATGACGTGGGAACTCACCAGAGGCGGATCATCCGCTCCATCAATTCGAAGTACATCTACGGATCGCATC cctcTTCTGCATACCATCGTTTTCTTAATCGAAATGGCATTCATCGCAAGACTTACAGCTCGATTCAACTCGTACTATGACGAGCGACCAT TAATGACCATGATGGTCACTAACGCCATCCTCGGAGGTGTCGCCGACACAGTCGCCCAATCCATCACCGCGATTCGCGAACGAGCTATCCGTCAGCCAGGCGGTCTTAAGAAGAACGACGGCATCGCTATTGAGATCCACGAGCTTGACCGCAAGAACCCCTTCTACGAGCGCGACCTGATCCCCGACTCGGTCGGCCTTCCTCCACCTTTCGACTTTGAGCGTCTCACGCGCTTCATGGCATACGGTTTCTGCATGGCTCCTGTGCAATTCAAGTGGTTCCGCTTCCTCGAGCGAGTCTTCCCcgtcaccaagaccagcgcTTTCGTCCCCGCCATGAAGCGCGTTGCTTTCGATCAGCTCATCTTTGCGCCATTTGGTTTGGCTGTGTTTTACACGACCATGACTATTGCTGAGGGTGGTGGCCGTCGCGCCGTTTCGAACAAGCTTCGGGATATGTACATTCCAACTCTCAAGGCCAACTATGTTGTTTGGCCTGCTGTGCAAATTGTCAACTTCCGCTTGATGCCTGTTCAGTTCCAACTG CCTTTCGTGTCAACAATTGGTATTGCCTGGACAGCATACCTGTCCTTGACAAACTCAGCGTCTGACTAA
- a CDS encoding hypothetical protein (At least one base has a quality score < 10) translates to MTWELTRGGSSAPSIRSTSTDRIPLLHTIVFLIEMAFIARLTARFNSYYDERPLMTMMVTNAILGGVADTVAQSITAIRERAIRQPGGLKKNDGIAIEIHELDRKNPFYERDLIPDSVGLPPPFDFERLTRFMAYGFCMAPVQFKWFRFLERVFPVTKTSAFVPAMKRVAFDQLIFAPFGLAVFYTTMTIAEGGGRRAVSNKLRDMYIPTLKANYVVWPAVQIVNFRLMPVQFQLVRHSFVPQKPRSLTGLQPFVSTIGIAWTAYLSLTNSASD, encoded by the exons ATGACGTGGGAACTCACCAGAGGCGGATCATCCGCTCCATCAATTCGAAGTACATCTACGGATCGCATC cctcTTCTGCATACCATCGTTTTCTTAATCGAAATGGCATTCATCGCAAGACTTACAGCTCGATTCAACTCGTACTATGACGAGCGACCAT TAATGACCATGATGGTCACTAACGCCATCCTCGGAGGTGTCGCCGACACAGTCGCCCAATCCATCACCGCGATTCGCGAACGAGCTATCCGTCAGCCAGGCGGTCTTAAGAAGAACGACGGCATCGCTATTGAGATCCACGAGCTTGACCGCAAGAACCCCTTCTACGAGCGCGACCTGATCCCCGACTCGGTCGGCCTTCCTCCACCTTTCGACTTTGAGCGTCTCACGCGCTTCATGGCATACGGTTTCTGCATGGCTCCTGTGCAATTCAAGTGGTTCCGCTTCCTCGAGCGAGTCTTCCCcgtcaccaagaccagcgcTTTCGTCCCCGCCATGAAGCGCGTTGCTTTCGATCAGCTCATCTTTGCGCCATTTGGTTTGGCTGTGTTTTACACGACCATGACTATTGCTGAGGGTGGTGGCCGTCGCGCCGTTTCGAACAAGCTTCGGGATATGTACATTCCAACTCTCAAGGCCAACTATGTTGTTTGGCCTGCTGTGCAAATTGTCAACTTCCGCTTGATGCCTGTTCAGTTCCAACTGGTACGTCATTCTTTTGTGCCCCAGAAACCCAGATCGCTAACAGGTTTGCAGCCTTTCGTGTCAACAATTGGTATTGCCTGGACAGCATACCTGTCCTTGACAAACTCAGCGTCTGACTAA
- a CDS encoding hypothetical protein (At least one base has a quality score < 10), with translation MTMMVTNAILGGVADTVAQSITAIRERAIRQPGGLKKNDGIAIEIHELDRKNPFYERDLIPDSVGLPPPFDFERLTRFMAYGFCMAPVQFKWFRFLERVFPVTKTSAFVPAMKRVAFDQLIFAPFGLAVFYTTMTIAEGGGRRAVSNKLRDMYIPTLKANYVVWPAVQIVNFRLMPVQFQLPFVSTIGIAWTAYLSLTNSASD, from the exons ATGACCATGATGGTCACTAACGCCATCCTCGGAGGTGTCGCCGACACAGTCGCCCAATCCATCACCGCGATTCGCGAACGAGCTATCCGTCAGCCAGGCGGTCTTAAGAAGAACGACGGCATCGCTATTGAGATCCACGAGCTTGACCGCAAGAACCCCTTCTACGAGCGCGACCTGATCCCCGACTCGGTCGGCCTTCCTCCACCTTTCGACTTTGAGCGTCTCACGCGCTTCATGGCATACGGTTTCTGCATGGCTCCTGTGCAATTCAAGTGGTTCCGCTTCCTCGAGCGAGTCTTCCCcgtcaccaagaccagcgcTTTCGTCCCCGCCATGAAGCGCGTTGCTTTCGATCAGCTCATCTTTGCGCCATTTGGTTTGGCTGTGTTTTACACGACCATGACTATTGCTGAGGGTGGTGGCCGTCGCGCCGTTTCGAACAAGCTTCGGGATATGTACATTCCAACTCTCAAGGCCAACTATGTTGTTTGGCCTGCTGTGCAAATTGTCAACTTCCGCTTGATGCCTGTTCAGTTCCAACTG CCTTTCGTGTCAACAATTGGTATTGCCTGGACAGCATACCTGTCCTTGACAAACTCAGCGTCTGACTAA
- a CDS encoding hypothetical protein (At least one base has a quality score < 10), whose translation MTMMVTNAILGGVADTVAQSITAIRERAIRQPGGLKKNDGIAIEIHELDRKNPFYERDLIPDSVGLPPPFDFERLTRFMAYGFCMAPVQFKWFRFLERVFPVTKTSAFVPAMKRVAFDQLIFAPFGLAVFYTTMTIAEGGGRRAVSNKLRDMYIPTLKANYVVWPAVQIVNFRLMPVQFQLVRHSFVPQKPRSLTGLQPFVSTIGIAWTAYLSLTNSASD comes from the coding sequence ATGACCATGATGGTCACTAACGCCATCCTCGGAGGTGTCGCCGACACAGTCGCCCAATCCATCACCGCGATTCGCGAACGAGCTATCCGTCAGCCAGGCGGTCTTAAGAAGAACGACGGCATCGCTATTGAGATCCACGAGCTTGACCGCAAGAACCCCTTCTACGAGCGCGACCTGATCCCCGACTCGGTCGGCCTTCCTCCACCTTTCGACTTTGAGCGTCTCACGCGCTTCATGGCATACGGTTTCTGCATGGCTCCTGTGCAATTCAAGTGGTTCCGCTTCCTCGAGCGAGTCTTCCCcgtcaccaagaccagcgcTTTCGTCCCCGCCATGAAGCGCGTTGCTTTCGATCAGCTCATCTTTGCGCCATTTGGTTTGGCTGTGTTTTACACGACCATGACTATTGCTGAGGGTGGTGGCCGTCGCGCCGTTTCGAACAAGCTTCGGGATATGTACATTCCAACTCTCAAGGCCAACTATGTTGTTTGGCCTGCTGTGCAAATTGTCAACTTCCGCTTGATGCCTGTTCAGTTCCAACTGGTACGTCATTCTTTTGTGCCCCAGAAACCCAGATCGCTAACAGGTTTGCAGCCTTTCGTGTCAACAATTGGTATTGCCTGGACAGCATACCTGTCCTTGACAAACTCAGCGTCTGACTAA
- a CDS encoding hypothetical protein (At least one base has a quality score < 10) produces the protein MNRGIGNSPLTSRHLTPDSWLKCFLQGHSRASSSHHLRVQPRKPRQRQRHRVEIDPHLNLSSVIYYLTLPSINSLLPFFSSTSPFDLHPHSPIPRIEIMSLSNKLSITDVDVKGKRVLIRVDFNVPLDADKNITNNQRIVGALPTIKYALENGAKSVILMSHLGRPNGSPNEKYSLKPVVPELEKLLGKKVTFAPDCVGPEVEEIVNKAEDGAVILLENLRFHIEEEGSSKDKEGNKTKADKAQVEAFRKGLTALGDVYISEYPIALQHPTLCDANKNRRRFRHCSPCSLLHGRCRPTPEGLRFPRQEGARVLRQGSRGASAPLPRHPRWCQGLRQDPAHRQPP, from the exons ATGAATAGAGGAATAGGCAATAGTCCACTGACAAGTCGGCATCTCACGCCAGATTCATGGCTAAAGTGTTTCCTCCAGGGGCACTCACGGGCCTCATCATCCCACCATCTGCGAGTGCAGCCGCGAAAGCCCCGCCAACGCCAGCGTCATCGCGTTGAGATTGACCCCCACCTTAACCTTAGCAGTGTTATTTACTACCTGACGCTCCCCTCCATaaactctcttcttcccttcttctcctcgacaTCACCCTTTGACCTACATCCTCATTCACCCATACCTCGCATCGAAATCATGTCGCTGTCTAACAAGCTCTCCATCACTGACGTTGACGTCAAGGGCAAGAGGGTTCTCATTCGA GTCGACTTCAACGTCCCTCTCGACGCCGAcaagaacatcaccaacaaccagCGAATTGTCGGTGCCCTCCCCACCATCAAGTACGCCCTCGAGAATGGCGCCAAGTCCGTCATCTTGATGTCCCATCTCGGCCGCCCCAACGGCTCCCCCAACGAGAAGTACTCTCTCAAGCCCGTTGTTCccgagctcgagaagcttctcggcAAGAAGGTTACCTTCGCTCCTGACTGTGTCGGTCCCGAGGTTGAGGAGATCGTCaacaaggctgaggatggcgctgtcatcctcctcgagaACCTCCGATTCCacattgaggaggagggctCTTCCAAGGATAAGGAGGGTaacaagaccaaggccgacAAGGCTCAGGTTGAGGCTTTCCGAAAGGGTCTGACCGCCCTTGGTGATGTCTACATCAGTGAGTATCCAATTGCACTACAACACCCCACGCTATGTGATGCTAACAAGAACAGACGACGCTTTCGGCACTGCTCACCGTGCTCACTCCTCCATGGTCGGTGTCGACCTACCCCAGAAGGCCTCCGGTTTCctcgtcaagaaggagctcGAGTACTTCGCCAAGGCTCTCGAGGAGCCTCAGCGCCCcttcctcgccatcctcGGTGGTGCCAAGGTCTCCGACAAGATCCAGCTCATCGACAACCTCcttga
- a CDS encoding hypothetical protein (At least one base has a quality score < 10), with protein sequence MNRGIGNSPLTSRHLTPDSWLKCFLQGHSRASSSHHLRVQPRKPRQRQRHRVEIDPHLNLSSVIYYLTLPSINSLLPFFSSTSPFDLHPHSPIPRIEIMSLSNKLSITDVDVKGKRVLIRVDFNVPLDADKNITNNQRIVGALPTIKYALENGAKSVILMSHLGRPNGSPNEKYSLKPVVPELEKLLGKKVTFAPDCVGPEVEEIVNKAEDGAVILLENLRFHIEEEGSSKDKEGNKTKADKAQVEAFRKGLTALGDVYINDAFGTAHRAHSSMVGVDLPQKASGFLVKKELEYFAKALEEPQRPFLAILGGAKVSDKIQLIDNLLDKVNTLIICGGMAFTFRRLSRMSPSVTPSSTRLAPRPSATSLRRPRPRA encoded by the exons ATGAATAGAGGAATAGGCAATAGTCCACTGACAAGTCGGCATCTCACGCCAGATTCATGGCTAAAGTGTTTCCTCCAGGGGCACTCACGGGCCTCATCATCCCACCATCTGCGAGTGCAGCCGCGAAAGCCCCGCCAACGCCAGCGTCATCGCGTTGAGATTGACCCCCACCTTAACCTTAGCAGTGTTATTTACTACCTGACGCTCCCCTCCATaaactctcttcttcccttcttctcctcgacaTCACCCTTTGACCTACATCCTCATTCACCCATACCTCGCATCGAAATCATGTCGCTGTCTAACAAGCTCTCCATCACTGACGTTGACGTCAAGGGCAAGAGGGTTCTCATTCGA GTCGACTTCAACGTCCCTCTCGACGCCGAcaagaacatcaccaacaaccagCGAATTGTCGGTGCCCTCCCCACCATCAAGTACGCCCTCGAGAATGGCGCCAAGTCCGTCATCTTGATGTCCCATCTCGGCCGCCCCAACGGCTCCCCCAACGAGAAGTACTCTCTCAAGCCCGTTGTTCccgagctcgagaagcttctcggcAAGAAGGTTACCTTCGCTCCTGACTGTGTCGGTCCCGAGGTTGAGGAGATCGTCaacaaggctgaggatggcgctgtcatcctcctcgagaACCTCCGATTCCacattgaggaggagggctCTTCCAAGGATAAGGAGGGTaacaagaccaaggccgacAAGGCTCAGGTTGAGGCTTTCCGAAAGGGTCTGACCGCCCTTGGTGATGTCTACATCA ACGACGCTTTCGGCACTGCTCACCGTGCTCACTCCTCCATGGTCGGTGTCGACCTACCCCAGAAGGCCTCCGGTTTCctcgtcaagaaggagctcGAGTACTTCGCCAAGGCTCTCGAGGAGCCTCAGCGCCCcttcctcgccatcctcGGTGGTGCCAAGGTCTCCGACAAGATCCAGCTCATCGACAACCTCcttgacaaggtcaacacCCTGATCATCTGCGGTGGTATGGCCTTCACCTTCAGAAGACTCTCGAGGATGTCTCCATCGGTAACTCCCTCTTCGACGAGGCTGGCTCCAAGACCGTCGGCAACCTCgttgagaaggccaaggccaagggcgTGA
- a CDS encoding 26 proteasome complex subunit DSS1, giving the protein MASTDPKTTDDKPAEQKPEQKPAALGEDDEFEDFPVDDWPEDQTEAAKGSGETKHLWEESWDDDDTSDDFSQQLREELKKVEAAKRR; this is encoded by the exons ATGGCATCCACAGATCCCAAGACCACAGACGACAAGCCCGCTGAGCAGAAGCCAGAGCAGAAGCCCGCCGCTCTCGGCGAGGACGACGAGTTCGAGGACTTCCCCGTCGACG ACTGGCCAGAGGATCAGACCGAGGCTGCAAAGGGCAGCGGCGAGACAAAGCACCTTTGGGAAGAGAGCTGGGACGACGATGACACGAGCGACGACTTCTCGCAACAACTTCG AGAGGAACTGAAGAAGGTCGAGGCTGCTAAACGCCGATAG
- a CDS encoding 2,4-dihydroxyhept-2-ene-1,7-dioic acid aldolase, with the protein MGSGNFFKAALDKGAGPSLGYWQMMPSTNISRMLAQTPGCDWVLIDCEHGDLDDRDMRQCVPAVAAAGASPIVRIPSTEPWLIKRALDAGAHGILVPLLQTAQEARDIVKAAKFPPMGNRGFGSPFSMDRFKPVPTSDEYLQQANDSLLTLVQIETKSALDNLEEIAAVEGIDVLFIGPFDLGNSIGYPILNGVVKPELKAAINRILEVSRKAGKKCGIYSGSGEQAKGYIEAGFNMVHVGTDYAMLQQATRAEMGTAQGKDLGKRVGY; encoded by the exons ATGGGTTCAGGCAATTTCTTCAAGGCGGCGCTTGACAAAGGTGCAGGGCCGAGCCTTGGGTATTGGCAGATGATGCCCAGCACCAACATCTCACGGATGCTCGCGCAGACGCCCGGCTGTGACTGGGTATTGATTGACTGCGAGCACGGTGATCTTGACG ATCGAGACATGCGCCAATGCGTCCCAGCCGTTGCAGCAGCCGGCGCATCGCCGATTGTGCGTATCCCGAGTACAGAACCATGGCTCATTAAGC GGGCGTTGGATGCTGGTGCGCATGGA ATCCTCGTTCCTCTCCTGCAAACAGCACAAGAAGCTCGCGATATCGTAAAGGCGGCCAAGTTTCCTCCCATGGGAAACCGTGGATTCGGAAGCCCATTCTCCATGGATCGCTTCAAGCCCGTCCCTACGTCGGATGAGTATCTACAACAAGCCAACGACAGTCTGCTAACCCTAGTTCAAATCGAGACGAAGTCTGCTTTGGACAACCTCGAAGAAATTGCAGCCGTTGAAGGTATCGACGTTTTATTCATTGGGCCTTTCGATCTTG GTAATAGCATTGGATACCCTATTCTCAACGGTGTTGTAAAGCCAGAACTCAAGGCTGCCATTAACCGCATTCTTGAAGTCTCGCGTAAGGCAGGGAAGAAATGTGGTATTTATTCGGGATCTGGGGAGCAGGCGAAGGGATATATCGAGGCTGGATTTAATATGGTTCATGTTGGGACGGATTATGCCATGCTTCAACAAGCTACGAGAGCTGAGATGGGCACTGCTCAAGGAAAAGACTTAGGGAAGCGCGTGGGGTATTAG
- a CDS encoding hypothetical protein (At least one base has a quality score < 10), whose product MQSSSIKGLRATLLRGLVLLATPAVASCPCSTAPQACSILASTLPAEAFVAPNSTGYQKAQTSYWSETAGDLRPACITRPGSTEQVASIVKVLSTCGSDVRFAIKSGGHGSWPGWSSTEGGVLISLDLIDGVQNVADKGYAVVGSGARWVDVYKSLEPQGVTVIGGRFASIGVGGLIVGGGISYFTGLHGMACDNVLNYEVVFADGTIANVNRTSKPDLFRALKGGGNQFGIVTRFSLKTYKQTTQVWAGILTFSIDKASLVFNATQAFIDRYDPLSHMYLSMEGGSNPQLSFINAYTIPALIASNNNGNTPQQRWLIGGHTFPNLVAPYGADLYLKQWQAFRDMANATAAGDQALLFSMALVPVPARAMRAGENVTGVKNVLGLEPDAGDAVWIDYTLAWLEAKDDGKMFEFVERISKAGDKLATSFAPGVASTNAIQGAVTAKEAEFYRTNPRYMNYALLDQPVQSSYGKENEQFLQRVQKRYDPDGLWRKNGGFLWG is encoded by the exons ATGCAGAGCAGCTCTATCAAAGGGCTACGTGCAACACTCTTACGAGGTCTAGTATTGTTGGCTACCCCCGCAGTGGCAAGTTGCCCCTGCTCAACAGCACCTCAAGCATGTTCGATTCTCGCTTCGACGTTGCCAGCTGAAGCGTTCGTTGCGCCGAACTCGACGGGCTACCAGAAGGCTCAGACCAGCTACTGGAGTGAAACGGCGGGTGACCTGAGACCGGCTTGCATCACACGGCCCGGAAGCACCGAGCAGGTGGCCTCCATAGTCAAGGTACTCTCGACCTGCGGTAGTGACGTCCGATTTGCCATCAAAAGCGGGGGCCATGGATCGTGGCCGGGCTGGTCCAGCACCGAGGGTGGAGTTCTCATCTCCCTGGACTTGATTGACGGAGTTCAGAATGTGGCTGACAAGGGCTACGCTGTCGTAGGTTCTGGCGCGCGATGGGTTGATGTGTACAAGTCGCTCGAGCCTCAAGGGGTGACTGTCATTGGGGGCCGATTCGCATCAATTGGCGTCGGGGGGCTGATTGTTGGAGGAGGCATCAGCTACTTCACCGGGCTGCACGGCATGGCATGTGATAACGTGCTCAACTACGAAGTTGTTTTTGCCGACGGTACTATCGCTAACGTCAATCGAACATCCAAACCTGACCTATTCCGTGCACTGAAGGGCGGTGGTAACCAGTTTGGCATCGTGACGCGCTTCAGCCTCAAGACATACAAACAAACGACACAGGTTTGGGCCGgcatcttgaccttctctATCGACAAGGCTAGCCTGGTTTTCAACGCCACGCAGGCCTTCATTGACAGATACGACCCTCTATCGCACATGTATCTTAGCATGGAAGGGGGGTCCAACCCGCAACTGTCCTTCATCAACGCCTAT ACTATTCCGGCCCTCATAGCGTCAAACAACAATGGGAACACACCTCAGCAACGTTGGCTGATCGGTGGCCATACATTCCCCAACCTTGTGGCGCCGTACGGCGCTGATTTGTACTTGAAGCAGTGGCAGGCCTTTCGAGACATGGCCAACGCCACAGCAGCTGGtgatcaagctcttctcttttccatGGCGTTAGTACCAGTTCCAGCACGTGCGATGCGAGCTGGTGAGAACGTCACAGGCGTAAAGAACGTGCTTGGCCTTGAACCTGACGCTGGTGATGCGGTCTGGATTGACTACACGCTCGCCTGGCTGGAGGCCAAGGACGACGGCAAGATGTTCGAGTTTGTAGAGCGCATAAGCAAGGCCGGGGATAAGCTGGCCACGTCCTTTGCGCCTGGCGTAGCCAGCACAAACGCAATCCAGGGCGCTGTAACAGCCAAGGAGGCAGAGTTCTACCGGACTAATCCACGGTACATGAATTATGCGCTTCTGGACCAGCCTGTCCAGTCTAGCTATGGTAAGGAAAATGAGCAGTTCTTGCAGCGGGTGCAGAAGCGATATGACCCGGATGGGCTGTGGAGAAAGAATGGCGGTTTTCTGTGGGGTTGA
- a CDS encoding hypothetical protein (At least one base has a quality score < 10), whose product MAAIPDPEKESKSETPNIANEDQLGVQNVYGDETHRRLKGRHIQLIGIGGTIGTVLFVQIGKGLMQGGPGSLFIAFSFWCLIVLTITMCIAEMVSYTPISSPFVRFAGTYVDEALGFASGWNFFIFEAALVPFEVTACHFILQFWTDAIPVGATIAVIIVLYALINLMAIQYFGETEFWAAIGKVILIVGLIFFTFIVMVGGNPQKDAFGFTYWKSPGAFAELYYDGALGKFVGFLACLIQAAFSIAGPDYVAMAAGEAENPRKILPRAFKTPRRFWKICTRTGVPIYCVLVVLLIALLSFLQLSNSSAVVLSWFVSLVTASQLINFSVICLTYLCFYRATKVQGFDRSTLPYRAWFMPYAAYVGLVATFIMVFVGGYTVFLPGMWDVPSFLFSYTSVGLFPVFYVGWKIAHKTKIIKPSEIDLRHNLAPIEEYERNYVSKPPANWFEKVLHLLFG is encoded by the exons ATGGCTGCTATTCCCGATCCCGAAAAGGAGTCTAAATCCGAAACGCCAAACATTGCCAATGAGGATCAGCTTGGAGTTCAGAATGTGTATGGCGATGAAACGCATAGAAGGCTCAAGGGCCGGCATATCCAACTTATTGGAATTGGAGGAACCATTGGCACTGTTCTTTTC GTCCAAATCGGCAAAGGTCTAATGCAAGGCGGTCCAGGAAGTCTTTTCAtcgccttctccttctggtGTCTAATCGTCCTCACCATCACAATGTGCATCGCCGAAATGGTCTCTTACACGCCAATCTCATCTCCGTTCGTCCGTTTTGCGGGTACCTACGTCGACGAAGCTCTCGGATTCGCCTCAGGCTGGaatttcttcatcttcgaaGCTGCGCTGGTGCCCTTCGAAGTCACGGCTTGTCATTTTATTCTTCAATTCTGGACCGATGCGATTCCCGTTGGCGCGACTATTGCAGTGATTATTGTGCTGTATGCGCTTATCAATCTCATGGCGATTCAGTATTTTGGCGAGACGGAGTTTTGGGCTGCCATCGGAAAAGTCATTTTGATTGTTGGACTGATCTTCTTTACGTTTATCGTCATGGTTGGTGGAAATCCGCAGAAAGACGCGTTCGGGTTTACGTACTGGAAGAGTCCTGGAGCGTTTGCCGAGCTCTACTACGACGGTGCCTTGGGTAAATTCGTGGGCTTTCTGGCTTGTCTCATTCAAGCAGCCTTCTCCATCGCTGGTCCCGATTATGTCGCCATGGCAGCTGGAGAAGCCGAAAACCCTCGCAAGATTCTGCCCCGGGCTTTCAAGACG CCACGAAGGTTCTGGAAAATATGCACAAGAACAGGTGTGCCCATTTACTGCGTCCTTGTTGTTCTGCTCATTGCTCTGCTATCGTTCCTTCAACTATCGAATAGCTCAGCTGTTGTTCTGAGTTGGTTTGTGTCTTTGGTCACAGCTTCTCAGCTGATCAACTTCTCCGTCATCTGTCTCACATACCTTTGCTTTTACCGTGCAACAAAGGTGCAGGGTTTCGACCGCTCGACGTTACCTTATCGCGCGTGGTTTATGCCATATGCTGCTTACGTCGGACTAGTTGCGACTTTTATCATGGTATTTGTTGGAGGATATACTGTTTTCCTGCCAGGAATGTGGGATGTTCCtagcttcttgttctc ATACACATCAGTTGGACTGTTCCCAGTGTTTTATGTCGGATGGAAAATTGCTCACAAAACAAAGATTATCAAGCCAAGCGAGATCGATCTACGACATAACTTGGCTCCGATTGAAGAGTACGAGAGAAACTATGTGTCTAAACCGCCAGC AAATTGGTTCGAGAAGGTTTTGCACCTTTTATTCGGTTGA
- a CDS encoding cinnamyl-alcohol dehydrogenase, which yields MALDTHMVTGGSGFIAIHLVNQLLQAGYNVHTTVRDLNNTRKVQPLRSLQEKYPGKLELFEADLLKPGSFEPAMKDCSVVHHVASPFLMAEKIKDGQKEMVEPALQGTRNVLNSVNSTESVKRVVLTSTIGAIFGDYIDVKSMKDNILSESYFNESSSVAHNPYHYSKVVAEKEAWKIQKAQSRWDMVVICPGLVLGPSLTTGSDSGSLFLLDELFSGQLWFGVPDLSFCTVDVREIATAHTRAAETKSAQGRYIVCDREMVRFVDISKQIRPQAKRRWALPRHKLPNLLIRVVGPLFGLTQKWMRANLGVRFEVGNERGIKELGIVYRPLSETLDDHYKSWLAQKARQ from the exons ATGGCATTAGATACCCACATGGTCACCGGCGGCAGTGGCTTTATCGCCATTCATCTCGTCAATCAGCTCCTGCAAGCCGGATATAACGTGCATACTACTGTACGCGACTTGAACAACACACGAAAAGTCCAACCGTTACGAAGTTTACAAGAGAAATACCCGGGGAAACTAGAACTCTTTGAAGCGGATCTTCTCAAGCCGGGATCATTTGAACCTGCTATGAAAGACTGCTCGGTAGTTCATCATGTTGCTTCGCCATTCTTGATGGCCGAGAAGATCAAAGATGGACAGAAAGAGATGGTAGAGCCTGCGTTGCAAGGAACTCGAAACGTCTTGAACAGCGTGAACAGCACCGAAAGTGTCAAACGGGTGGTTTTGACATCAACTA TTGGTGCTATCTTCGGAGACTACATCGATGTGAAAAGCATGAAAGACAACATTCTCAGTGAGAGCTACTTCAACGAATCAAGCTCTGTTGCTCACAATCCATATCACTATTCCAAAGTTGTCGCCGAGAAAGAAGCTTGGAAAATTCAAAAGGCTCAGTCACGCTGGGACATGGTTGTCATCTGCCCTGGACTAGTTCTTGGCCCTTCACTCACAACGGGATCAGATTCCGGGAGTCTTTTCTTGCTTGATGAACTATTCAGCGGACAGCTTTGGTTCGGCGTGCCTGATCTGAGTTTCTGCACTGTTGACGTGAGGGAGATCGCCACGGCACATACCAGGGCAGCAGAGACTAAGTCTGCGCAGGGGAGATACATTGTCTGTGACAGGGAGATGGTGAGATTCGTCGATATCTCGAAGCAGATACGTCCTCAAGCTAAGCGCCGCTGGGCTCTTCCGCGCCATAAGCTGCCGAATCTACTGATACGAGTTGTCGGACCCCTTTTCGGGCTGACGCAGAAGTGGATGCGGGCTAATCTAGGAGTTCGGTTTGAGGTTGGTAATGAACGTGGTATTAAGGAACTTGGGATAGTGTACCGGCCTCTGAGCGAGACGTTGGATGATCACTACAAGTCATGGCTGGCTCAGAAGGCACGTCAATGA